A DNA window from Nitrospira sp. contains the following coding sequences:
- a CDS encoding conserved exported protein of unknown function (Evidence 4 : Unknown function but conserved in other organisms; MaGe:77308934), protein MRNWLFIIACVAGLSGISWAEEPPAAAPRTLTVALDGTGDFTSIQEAVDAAKKGDTVFLKPGAYPQDLTIHSKDRIKLIGAGVDKVTMLGREDLVGVLHVGKWPYGATNIEISGLTINEHGGHALGIFNGTGITLRNLRVKGMLFGQQVQDVRIEDCVIGGSETTGVQFSDSQALLVGNVIHDNDHGVNVAGKSEVRLERNVILRSLFEAVVVNDKAKASLVSNTLVKNGGGAAFLGASQSDASGNVIGLNKIGFLIAPSSRVTTSFNALFNSEGDYLRAGSPNTPAPDLKQDSDVVGDPHFVDADHDDFRLRSDSRALNRGQFPFLGALPPVQKLSSNR, encoded by the coding sequence ATGCGTAACTGGCTGTTCATCATAGCGTGTGTGGCGGGGCTGAGCGGGATCTCTTGGGCTGAAGAGCCTCCGGCGGCGGCGCCTCGCACCCTTACGGTTGCGCTCGACGGCACGGGCGATTTTACGTCGATTCAAGAGGCCGTGGATGCCGCCAAGAAAGGCGACACCGTCTTTTTGAAACCTGGGGCCTACCCCCAGGACCTCACGATTCATAGCAAGGATCGGATCAAGTTAATCGGGGCTGGAGTGGATAAGGTCACGATGTTGGGCCGCGAAGACCTGGTGGGTGTGTTGCATGTGGGCAAGTGGCCGTATGGGGCGACGAATATTGAGATCAGCGGGTTGACGATCAATGAGCATGGCGGGCATGCGCTCGGGATTTTTAACGGCACGGGCATCACGTTGCGCAATCTTCGGGTGAAGGGGATGCTCTTCGGGCAGCAGGTGCAGGATGTGCGCATCGAGGACTGTGTGATCGGCGGCAGCGAGACGACGGGAGTGCAATTTTCCGACTCGCAGGCGCTGTTAGTCGGCAATGTGATTCATGATAACGACCATGGGGTGAATGTCGCCGGCAAGTCCGAGGTGCGATTAGAGCGGAACGTCATTCTCCGGAGTTTGTTCGAAGCCGTGGTCGTGAACGATAAGGCGAAAGCGTCGCTGGTCAGCAACACTCTGGTGAAGAACGGCGGGGGAGCGGCTTTTCTCGGCGCGTCTCAGAGCGATGCTTCCGGGAATGTTATTGGTCTAAATAAGATCGGTTTTTTGATTGCCCCGTCCAGCCGGGTCACGACCTCGTTCAATGCGTTGTTTAACAGTGAAGGCGACTATCTGCGGGCGGGATCTCCGAATACCCCTGCGCCCGATTTGAAGCAAGACTCCGATGTGGTGGGCGATCCTCATTTTGTCGATGCGGACCACGACGATTTCCGGCTTCGGTCGGATAGTCGGGCTCTCAATAGAGGGCAGTTTCCGTTTCTCGGCGCGCTTCCTCCCGTTCAAAAGCTGTCCTCGAATCGCTAA
- a CDS encoding putative Transcriptional regulatory protein ZraR (Evidence 3 : Putative function from multiple computational evidences; MaGe:77308942) gives MNPTTILLISRAPHIQRALEQVVPAHTTILSVPDVAAGLRELHHASLALILCDSTPEASKPLLAHSALRPELPSVILIGPRDSARDAVDAMRAGAADYLTAPVTAADLDAAVRRALSLPNQALAPKQPADRFDLIVSRSPQMQLIKQLAREVASTDATVLITGESGTGKELFAQAIHGASLRSSGPLIALNCAGIPEQLLESELFGYHQGAFTDAKHTKPGRFQLAEGGTLFLDEIGEMSASAQAKLLRVLEDHRVDPLGDTHSHTVNIRVVAATNEDLPAHIKTGRFRLDLYYRLNVYQLRIPPLRERLEDIEPLLHHFLAQARRDRGCRIAGISPEALTSLHRHHWPGNVRELHNVAEWLTITCKTSRIEIQHLPASIKTGKIAERPSPELKPSLLAFGLSFQDMEKKMLEEALHQSGGNVSEASRLLKITRNTLRYRMAKHHIQ, from the coding sequence ATGAACCCTACGACCATTCTGCTGATCTCCCGTGCCCCCCATATACAGCGTGCTCTTGAACAAGTCGTCCCCGCTCATACCACCATTCTCAGCGTACCCGATGTAGCGGCGGGACTGCGAGAACTCCATCACGCGAGTCTTGCGCTCATTCTGTGCGACAGCACCCCGGAAGCCAGCAAACCGCTACTAGCCCACAGCGCGCTGCGTCCGGAACTTCCTTCCGTCATTCTCATCGGACCGCGTGATTCGGCGCGAGATGCGGTCGATGCCATGCGAGCTGGCGCCGCCGACTATTTGACCGCACCCGTGACGGCGGCCGACCTCGATGCCGCCGTTCGCCGCGCCTTGTCCTTGCCGAACCAGGCACTTGCTCCCAAGCAACCAGCAGACCGCTTCGATCTTATTGTCAGCCGATCCCCGCAAATGCAACTGATCAAGCAGCTCGCGCGCGAAGTGGCCTCGACTGACGCAACCGTGTTGATCACCGGAGAAAGCGGCACGGGTAAAGAGCTCTTTGCGCAGGCCATTCACGGCGCCAGCCTCCGATCCTCCGGCCCGCTCATCGCGCTGAACTGCGCCGGCATCCCGGAACAGTTGCTCGAATCGGAACTCTTCGGTTATCACCAGGGCGCCTTCACCGACGCCAAGCACACGAAGCCCGGGCGGTTCCAGCTCGCCGAAGGCGGCACCCTCTTCCTGGATGAAATCGGTGAGATGAGCGCGTCGGCACAGGCCAAATTGCTGCGAGTGCTCGAAGATCATCGTGTCGATCCGCTCGGCGACACCCATAGTCATACGGTCAACATCCGCGTCGTCGCCGCCACGAACGAAGACCTCCCGGCTCATATCAAGACCGGGCGCTTCCGTCTCGATCTCTACTACCGGCTGAATGTGTACCAGCTCCGCATTCCCCCGCTGCGCGAACGGCTGGAGGACATCGAACCGCTCCTGCATCACTTTCTGGCGCAGGCGCGCCGCGACCGCGGCTGCCGGATCGCCGGCATCAGCCCGGAGGCCTTAACCTCGCTCCACCGTCATCATTGGCCAGGCAACGTCAGAGAACTGCACAATGTCGCCGAGTGGCTCACGATTACCTGCAAAACCAGTCGGATCGAGATCCAGCATCTCCCGGCCTCCATCAAGACCGGGAAAATAGCCGAACGGCCGAGCCCCGAACTCAAGCCGTCTCTGCTCGCCTTCGGTCTGTCGTTTCAAGATATGGAGAAAAAGATGCTGGAGGAAGCCCTGCACCAATCGGGCGGGAATGTCTCAGAAGCCAGCCGGCTTCTGAAAATCACCCGGAACACCTTGCGCTACCGCATGGCCAAACACCACATTCAATAG
- a CDS encoding hypothetical protein (Evidence 4 : Unknown function but conserved in other organisms; MaGe:77308938), with product MVSPIWCWAGDAGSLDVKTQPAGGVKATATLRFPVEPRIIQQLLTDYAHWPELVDVRMRIAELREQNGTVYTDLRIDHALLPSERRLICESRTLPGGGLLTELRGGDFKQYRRVWTLIPAEGGRQTTAEFELLVEVDTVVPDWVVAVAMRQELEAHFRIVKEKALARVTQGR from the coding sequence GTGGTGAGTCCGATCTGGTGCTGGGCCGGCGATGCTGGCTCGCTCGACGTGAAGACGCAGCCGGCCGGCGGAGTGAAGGCCACAGCGACACTGCGCTTCCCTGTCGAGCCGAGGATTATTCAACAGTTGCTGACGGACTATGCCCATTGGCCTGAATTGGTGGACGTGCGCATGCGGATTGCTGAACTGCGGGAGCAGAACGGCACGGTCTATACGGATCTTCGCATCGATCATGCGTTATTGCCGAGTGAACGGCGGTTGATCTGCGAGTCTCGCACGCTTCCGGGAGGCGGGTTGCTCACGGAGCTGAGAGGCGGGGATTTCAAACAATACCGTCGTGTCTGGACTTTGATTCCCGCAGAGGGGGGCAGGCAGACGACCGCGGAGTTTGAATTATTGGTGGAAGTCGATACGGTGGTGCCGGATTGGGTAGTTGCCGTGGCCATGCGGCAGGAATTGGAAGCCCACTTTCGGATCGTCAAGGAAAAGGCGCTGGCGCGGGTTACCCAGGGAAGATGA
- a CDS encoding hypothetical protein (Evidence 4 : Unknown function but conserved in other organisms; MaGe:77308932), with protein sequence MDTVALRYAVLVGSVMLGSTMAVAQEMPKESVLPLSLAQRATQAAIEACKKDGYRVSVSVVDRAGLLRAMGRADGAGPHTVDSSRKKAYTAVSLRRATSELADLISRMPAMQALRDMNEQILMLGGGLPIEIGGEVVGGIGVGGAPGAHLDDACAEAGLDAIGAAPKISAGK encoded by the coding sequence ATGGATACAGTGGCATTGCGATATGCTGTTCTCGTTGGAAGTGTGATGCTCGGGTCCACAATGGCTGTCGCTCAGGAGATGCCGAAGGAGTCGGTCTTGCCGTTGAGTCTTGCTCAACGAGCCACTCAAGCTGCCATTGAGGCGTGCAAGAAGGATGGGTATCGCGTGAGCGTGTCGGTCGTCGATCGCGCGGGGTTATTGCGCGCGATGGGCCGCGCCGATGGCGCGGGGCCGCATACGGTCGACAGCAGCCGAAAGAAGGCCTATACCGCCGTGAGTCTGCGCCGTGCGACGAGCGAATTGGCCGACCTCATAAGCCGGATGCCGGCGATGCAGGCATTGCGGGATATGAACGAGCAAATTCTGATGTTAGGCGGAGGATTGCCCATCGAGATTGGTGGTGAGGTTGTCGGCGGCATCGGTGTGGGGGGGGCTCCCGGGGCCCATCTCGACGATGCCTGCGCGGAAGCGGGGCTCGATGCCATCGGCGCGGCGCCCAAGATTTCGGCCGGAAAATGA
- a CDS encoding putative tRNA sulfurtransferase (Evidence 3 : Putative function from multiple computational evidences; MaGe:77308937) translates to MRCAIVHYHELALKGRNRDYFEDRLVRNIQLALSDLGVRQVENLRSRIRVIFPSDAKSEIIRQRLSRVCGIANFSLADSVPLDLANPNFEALNAAVIDELRTKSYSTFRVTAKRADKRLPLTSMDAERMVGAAIHEQTGKAVNLRDPDLTVYLEMLSRDIYFSVEKIPGPGGMPVGVSGKVACLISGGIDSPVASYRMIKRGCRALFVHFSGRPLVSRDSEDKVRDLVQTLTAYLHKTRLYVIPFGEIQREIVLNTPAPFRVVLYRRMMLRIAETLARREDCWGLVTGDSLGQVASQTPENLSVVEEAASLPILRPLIGMDKLEITDDAKRIGTYETSIEPDQDCCKLFTPPHPSTKTRLEELLTVERALDIPRLVKQGVEKAELSEFIFPG, encoded by the coding sequence ATGCGCTGCGCCATTGTCCACTACCACGAGTTAGCCCTCAAAGGCCGCAATCGCGACTACTTTGAAGATCGCTTGGTTCGCAATATTCAGTTGGCGCTGAGCGACCTTGGAGTCCGGCAGGTTGAAAATCTCCGCAGCCGCATCCGGGTCATCTTTCCCTCGGACGCCAAGAGCGAGATTATTCGCCAGCGGCTGTCTCGCGTCTGCGGCATTGCGAATTTTTCCCTGGCCGACTCCGTGCCGCTCGACTTAGCCAATCCTAACTTCGAGGCACTCAATGCAGCGGTCATCGATGAACTGCGAACGAAATCCTATTCGACCTTCCGCGTGACGGCAAAACGCGCCGATAAACGCCTGCCGTTGACCTCGATGGACGCGGAGCGCATGGTCGGCGCCGCGATTCACGAACAGACCGGCAAAGCCGTCAACCTCAGAGACCCCGACCTCACCGTCTATCTTGAAATGCTGTCCCGCGACATCTATTTTTCCGTCGAAAAGATTCCGGGCCCCGGAGGCATGCCGGTGGGAGTCAGCGGCAAAGTCGCCTGCCTCATCTCCGGCGGAATCGACTCGCCGGTCGCCTCCTATCGCATGATTAAACGCGGCTGCCGCGCCCTCTTCGTCCACTTCTCTGGCCGGCCGCTCGTCAGCCGCGACTCGGAAGATAAAGTCCGCGATCTCGTGCAGACGCTCACGGCTTACCTGCACAAAACCCGTCTCTACGTGATCCCCTTCGGGGAAATTCAGCGCGAGATCGTACTGAATACCCCCGCGCCGTTTCGTGTCGTACTCTACCGCCGCATGATGCTCAGGATCGCGGAAACCCTCGCGAGGCGAGAAGACTGCTGGGGGCTCGTGACCGGCGACAGCTTGGGCCAGGTGGCCTCTCAAACGCCGGAAAACCTGTCTGTTGTCGAAGAGGCCGCGTCGCTGCCAATTTTGCGGCCACTCATTGGAATGGATAAACTGGAAATCACCGACGACGCCAAGCGCATCGGCACCTATGAGACCTCGATTGAGCCGGATCAGGACTGCTGCAAGCTCTTCACGCCGCCCCATCCGAGCACCAAAACGCGGCTGGAAGAACTCTTGACTGTGGAACGCGCGCTGGATATCCCACGCCTGGTGAAACAAGGGGTCGAGAAAGCCGAGCTGTCTGAATTCATCTTCCCTGGGTAA
- a CDS encoding hypothetical protein (Evidence 5 : Unknown function; MaGe:77308941) — protein MMEFSQSRRYIGYAENGGMSGDDLFKSTLYMGGTGDQQNGRRVHSESSFVRTPGEPPVD, from the coding sequence GTGATGGAGTTCTCGCAGTCCCGCCGCTACATCGGGTACGCTGAGAATGGTGGTATGAGCGGGGACGACTTGTTCAAGAGCACGCTGTATATGGGGGGCACGGGAGATCAGCAGAATGGTCGTAGGGTTCATTCGGAGAGCTCCTTTGTTCGGACTCCTGGCGAACCGCCGGTCGACTAG
- a CDS encoding Epoxyqueuosine reductase (MaGe:77308940), giving the protein MALTGAIKQAALALGFDAVGIVRVDRASAPQPALATRLTQWLARGYHATMAWMERMPEKRADPRLVLPGCRSIICVGLNYLTDERADERPGHGRIARYAWGQDYHDVLGAKLKRFEQTIAALAPQAITKSYVDTGPIMEKAWAEQAGLGWIGKHSNLVSSEHGSWLLLGEILTTLELEADEPATDLCGSCTLCIQACPTGAIAEPYVVDANRCLSYLTIEHRGDANTIPNDLQRQFGNHIFGCDDCLDVCPFNLRAGFTSEPAFTPSPLTLAPSLEMLAGMDEAAFRASFQQSPIRRAKLAGLQRNAAIARTNP; this is encoded by the coding sequence ATGGCCCTCACCGGGGCGATCAAACAAGCCGCACTCGCCCTGGGATTCGACGCCGTCGGAATCGTCCGCGTCGATCGCGCATCCGCGCCACAACCGGCGCTCGCCACGCGACTGACCCAATGGCTCGCACGCGGCTACCATGCCACCATGGCCTGGATGGAGCGCATGCCGGAGAAGCGGGCCGACCCGCGCCTCGTCCTGCCAGGCTGTCGCTCCATTATTTGCGTGGGCCTGAACTACCTGACCGATGAACGCGCCGATGAACGGCCGGGGCATGGCCGCATTGCTCGCTATGCCTGGGGGCAGGACTACCACGACGTGCTCGGCGCAAAACTCAAACGGTTTGAACAGACCATTGCCGCACTGGCCCCTCAGGCGATCACCAAATCCTACGTCGATACCGGGCCGATCATGGAAAAAGCCTGGGCCGAACAGGCCGGGCTAGGCTGGATCGGCAAACACTCCAATCTCGTGTCGTCCGAACACGGCTCATGGCTGTTGCTGGGCGAGATTCTCACGACATTGGAACTGGAGGCCGACGAACCGGCGACTGACCTCTGCGGAAGCTGCACTCTCTGCATTCAGGCCTGTCCGACAGGGGCCATCGCTGAACCCTACGTTGTGGACGCGAATCGCTGCCTCTCCTATCTGACCATCGAACATCGCGGAGACGCCAACACCATCCCAAATGACCTGCAGCGTCAATTCGGCAATCATATTTTCGGCTGCGACGATTGTCTCGACGTCTGTCCCTTTAATTTGCGAGCGGGTTTCACCAGCGAACCGGCCTTCACTCCGTCACCCCTCACGCTGGCCCCTTCTCTGGAAATGCTGGCCGGTATGGATGAGGCGGCCTTTCGCGCATCTTTTCAACAGAGTCCTATCCGTCGCGCCAAATTAGCGGGACTCCAGCGGAATGCCGCCATCGCCCGCACGAACCCCTAG
- a CDS encoding conserved exported protein of unknown function (Evidence 4 : Unknown function but conserved in other organisms; MaGe:77308939): MLRMRLLLLLLFALTGFQLCQVDTASAQLIQESTATTEQSCSFGMDKGEPAHSCAVPFPPGCRVAQAPGSSKPWTTISTGGRLLCRFDDKQTDWKTKITGVCNRCQSGHCSAQFSVRYDCSPQQ; this comes from the coding sequence ATGCTCCGCATGCGTTTACTCTTACTGCTCTTGTTCGCGCTGACCGGATTCCAACTCTGCCAGGTCGACACTGCTTCCGCTCAGCTCATACAGGAATCGACTGCCACTACAGAACAGTCCTGCAGCTTCGGCATGGACAAAGGAGAACCGGCGCACAGTTGCGCAGTGCCGTTCCCCCCCGGATGCCGCGTCGCCCAAGCGCCCGGCTCCTCCAAGCCCTGGACGACGATCTCGACCGGCGGCCGGCTGCTCTGCCGGTTCGACGACAAGCAAACGGACTGGAAGACCAAGATCACCGGAGTCTGCAATCGCTGCCAATCCGGCCATTGCTCCGCCCAGTTCAGCGTCCGCTACGATTGTTCTCCCCAACAGTAA
- a CDS encoding hypothetical protein (Evidence 5 : Unknown function; MaGe:77308933), whose product MNAVGGKFFGWEEKKNGKRALLHPNNTFLVKKIVDHLDALTHLGLSLIGHWENGANELSRLHVFQGGNSIAGSGVEVWSKAGQWEPPDTCLSALPPVS is encoded by the coding sequence GTGAATGCGGTTGGAGGGAAATTCTTCGGCTGGGAGGAAAAGAAGAACGGAAAGCGCGCACTGCTACATCCAAACAACACGTTCCTGGTTAAGAAGATAGTCGATCACCTCGATGCTCTCACGCATCTGGGTCTGAGCCTTATCGGACATTGGGAGAACGGCGCCAACGAGCTTTCCCGACTCCATGTCTTCCAGGGAGGGAATTCCATCGCCGGATCTGGAGTCGAAGTCTGGTCGAAAGCTGGCCAATGGGAACCTCCTGATACATGCTTATCGGCTCTGCCCCCAGTTTCTTGA
- a CDS encoding conserved exported protein of unknown function (Evidence 4 : Unknown function but conserved in other organisms; MaGe:77308931) has product MRSRLRRGLLVAMIGLLSACNSGVPEPAATNIPGTDLRLTLVRVATDPFLSRHNLTLMIERAGGCAQTVDLFPDTGHASRRNVYVTAKALIYVVGQFDARVIDAQQCSIALSEFRHLDREVMFVGSFDENADEHWDFVPAAERPERSFEKR; this is encoded by the coding sequence ATGAGGTCTCGATTACGACGAGGCCTCCTCGTCGCGATGATTGGTCTGTTGAGCGCGTGTAACAGCGGTGTGCCGGAGCCGGCGGCTACGAACATTCCAGGAACGGATCTTCGGCTGACCTTGGTGCGGGTTGCCACGGATCCGTTTCTTTCCCGGCATAACCTGACCCTGATGATTGAGCGTGCCGGTGGCTGTGCGCAAACCGTCGATCTGTTTCCCGATACCGGCCACGCCAGCCGTCGCAATGTCTATGTGACGGCCAAGGCGCTGATCTACGTGGTGGGGCAATTCGATGCTCGTGTGATCGATGCGCAACAGTGCAGCATTGCCCTTTCAGAGTTCCGGCATCTCGATAGAGAGGTGATGTTCGTCGGAAGCTTCGATGAAAATGCCGACGAGCATTGGGACTTTGTGCCGGCTGCCGAACGTCCGGAGCGTTCCTTCGAGAAGCGGTAA
- a CDS encoding hypothetical protein (Evidence 4 : Unknown function but conserved in other organisms; MaGe:77308930) encodes MNQPIIGYHLDEHSDWVADLACGHGQHVRHHPPFFSRPWVLTPEGRSRQMGQMLYCKRCHEPDGSSPVA; translated from the coding sequence ATGAATCAACCGATTATTGGCTACCATCTCGATGAGCATAGCGACTGGGTCGCGGATCTGGCTTGCGGGCATGGGCAGCATGTGCGTCATCACCCGCCGTTCTTCTCTCGCCCGTGGGTGCTGACGCCGGAGGGGCGGTCGCGCCAGATGGGTCAGATGCTGTATTGCAAACGCTGCCACGAGCCGGACGGATCTTCCCCCGTCGCGTGA
- a CDS encoding Dephospho-CoA kinase (MaGe:77308935): MISSAAMILVGLTGGIATGKSTVAGLFKRCGATIIDADALARKVVEPSKPAWREIVRLFGKTVLHPDRTLNRQTLGAKVFGHPAKLRQLERIIHPRVAREQLRLTKQAAGKDPRAIVIYDVPLLFEARIDRRVDRIVVVTADRGTQISRLRKRNGLTRAEALRRIKSQMPLAEKRNRADYVLDGTSPLPQLKKQVRSLHQLLRTLA, translated from the coding sequence ATGATAAGCTCCGCCGCCATGATTCTGGTCGGACTCACAGGCGGCATCGCCACCGGCAAGAGTACCGTTGCCGGCCTGTTCAAGCGATGCGGCGCCACGATTATCGACGCCGATGCGCTGGCGCGGAAAGTCGTTGAACCAAGCAAACCCGCCTGGCGGGAAATCGTGCGCCTATTCGGAAAGACCGTGCTCCATCCCGATCGCACCCTCAATCGGCAAACCCTCGGCGCAAAGGTCTTTGGGCATCCGGCCAAGCTGCGCCAACTAGAGCGCATCATTCACCCTCGGGTGGCGCGCGAGCAACTCCGACTGACCAAACAAGCGGCCGGAAAAGATCCGCGGGCTATTGTGATCTATGATGTTCCACTCCTCTTTGAAGCTCGCATCGACCGGCGCGTGGACCGCATCGTCGTCGTCACCGCCGATCGAGGAACCCAAATCTCCCGGCTGCGGAAACGCAATGGTCTCACCAGAGCCGAAGCCCTTCGGCGAATCAAGAGCCAAATGCCGCTGGCCGAGAAACGGAACCGCGCCGACTACGTGCTCGATGGAACGAGCCCTCTGCCTCAACTCAAGAAGCAAGTCCGGTCGTTGCACCAATTGCTGCGTACCTTGGCCTGA